In Rhodanobacter denitrificans, the sequence GTTGACGTTGAGGATGGTATCGGCCGGCAGCGGATCGACCAGCAGCCGCTGCATCAGCAGCAGCACCGCCTTCGCCGCCGAGTCGTAGTGCACGCCCTTGTGGTCATGGCTGACCAGCGACACCGCGATTGCCGGCAGTCCCAGGAAGCGCCCTTCCATCGCCGCCGACACCGTGCCGGAATAGATCACGTCGTCGCCGAGGTTCGCCGAGTTGTTGATGCCGGAGACGACCATGTCGGGCTCTTCGTCCAGCAGTCCGGCCAGCGCCAGATGCACGCAATCGGTCGGCGTGCCGGCGACGCGGTAGTAGCCGTTGCCCATCGGCAGCACGCGCAGCGGCGCATCGAGCGTAAGCGAATTGCTGGCGCCGGAACGATCGCGGTCGGGCGCCACCACCGTCACCTGGGCCACTTCGCCGAGGCGCTCGGCAAGCACGTGGATGCCAGGTGCATCCACGCCATCGTCGTTACTGACCAGAACTCGCATGATGCTCCGTCGAAAGCTGACTGCGGACACGCTGGTCCATGACCCCACGGTGCGCGCCACACCCGTCGAGTTTACCGGAGCGCGGCATGGGTTTCACATCGTCC encodes:
- the surE gene encoding 5'/3'-nucleotidase SurE — encoded protein: MRVLVSNDDGVDAPGIHVLAERLGEVAQVTVVAPDRDRSGASNSLTLDAPLRVLPMGNGYYRVAGTPTDCVHLALAGLLDEEPDMVVSGINNSANLGDDVIYSGTVSAAMEGRFLGLPAIAVSLVSHDHKGVHYDSAAKAVLLLMQRLLVDPLPADTILNVNVPDRPWAEIEGFEVTRLGRRHRAAPCIAQTDPRGRPIWWIGPAGEVDDAGPGTDFNAVRRGFVSVTPIHVDLTRFQALEKVSSWMQPLSDAMAVGRTSNDEAA